A region from the Oceanidesulfovibrio marinus genome encodes:
- the dsrA gene encoding dissimilatory-type sulfite reductase subunit alpha codes for MAKHPTPMLDELEKGPWPSFVSDIKQEAEARAKNEKGLDYQIPVDCPEDLLGVLELTYHDQETHWKHGGIVGVFGYGGGVIGRYCDQPQQFPGVAHFHTVRVNQPSGKYYTTDYLRSICDLWDLRGSGLTNMHGSTGDIVLLGTTTPQLEEIFYELTHNLNTDLGGSGSNLRTPAACLGKSRCEYACYDSQLLCHTLTNEYQDELHRPAFPYKFKFKFDACPNGCVAAIARSDFSVIGMWKDDIKIDQEKVKAYVGGEFAPNAGAHSGRDWGKFDIEAEVVDRCPTSCMSWDGSTLKIDNSECVRCMHCINVMPRALKIGDETGASICCGAKAPILDGAQMGSLLVPFIPVEEPFDEIKEVIENIWDWWMEEGKNRERLGETMKRMGFQKLLEVTGIDAIPQHVSEPRNNPYIFFKEEEVPGGWTRDIADYRSRHQR; via the coding sequence ATGGCGAAACATCCAACTCCAATGTTGGACGAACTCGAAAAGGGGCCCTGGCCCAGCTTCGTGTCCGACATTAAGCAGGAGGCTGAGGCCCGCGCCAAGAATGAGAAAGGCCTGGACTATCAGATTCCTGTGGACTGTCCGGAGGACCTGCTCGGCGTACTTGAGCTCACCTATCATGACCAGGAGACCCACTGGAAGCACGGCGGCATCGTCGGCGTGTTCGGTTACGGCGGCGGCGTTATCGGCCGTTACTGTGACCAGCCGCAGCAGTTCCCGGGCGTCGCGCACTTCCACACCGTGCGCGTCAACCAGCCCTCCGGTAAGTACTACACCACCGATTACCTGCGTTCGATCTGCGACCTGTGGGATCTTCGCGGCTCCGGTCTGACCAACATGCACGGCTCCACTGGTGACATCGTGCTGCTCGGTACGACCACTCCCCAGCTCGAAGAAATCTTCTACGAGCTGACCCACAACCTGAACACCGACCTCGGTGGTTCCGGCTCCAACCTGCGTACCCCGGCCGCGTGCCTCGGTAAGTCCCGCTGCGAGTATGCCTGCTACGACTCCCAGCTGCTCTGCCACACGCTGACCAACGAGTACCAGGATGAGCTGCACCGTCCGGCGTTCCCCTACAAGTTCAAGTTCAAGTTCGACGCCTGCCCGAACGGCTGCGTGGCTGCCATCGCTCGTTCCGACTTCTCCGTCATCGGCATGTGGAAGGACGACATCAAGATCGACCAGGAGAAGGTCAAGGCCTACGTGGGCGGCGAGTTCGCTCCCAACGCCGGCGCTCACTCCGGTCGTGACTGGGGCAAGTTCGACATCGAAGCCGAAGTCGTGGATCGCTGCCCGACCAGCTGCATGTCCTGGGACGGCTCCACGCTGAAGATCGACAACTCCGAGTGCGTTCGCTGCATGCACTGCATCAACGTCATGCCTCGCGCTCTGAAGATCGGCGACGAGACCGGCGCCTCCATCTGCTGCGGCGCCAAGGCTCCTATCCTGGACGGCGCCCAGATGGGCTCCCTGCTCGTGCCCTTCATCCCGGTCGAAGAGCCCTTCGACGAGATCAAGGAAGTCATCGAGAATATCTGGGATTGGTGGATGGAAGAGGGCAAGAACCGCGAGCGCCTGGGCGAGACCATGAAGCGCATGGGCTTCCAGAAGCTGCTTGAGGTTACTGGCATTGACGCGATTCCGCAGCACGTGTCCGAGCCCCGGAACAACCCCTACATCTTCTTCAAGGAAGAAGAGGTTCCTGGTGGTTGGACCCGCGACATCGCCGATTACCGCTCTCGTCACCAAAGATAA
- the dsrB gene encoding dissimilatory-type sulfite reductase subunit beta: protein MAFISSGYNPDKPMEDRITDIGPRKFDEFLPPVIKKNFGEWDYHEILEPGILVHVAKSGDKVYTIRCGGARLMTTSHIREMLEIADKHCGGHLRFTTRNNVEFMVDDEAKMKALKEDLASRKFAGGSNKFPIGGTGAGITNIVHTQGWVHCHTPATDASGPVKAVMDDCYEHFTSMDLPAPLRISLACCLNMCGAVHASDIGLVGIHRKPPIIDHSVLDNVCEIPLAVSACPLGAIKPTKTELQGEKVNTVAVNENRCMYCGNCYTMCPALPLADKEGDGIAIMVGGKISNRISEPKFSKVVVAYVPNEPPRWPTLTKTVKNIVEVYSKNARKYERLGDWAERIGWEKFFELTGIPFTHHCIDDFRDPAYYTWRQSTQFKFTSHVK from the coding sequence ATGGCTTTCATTTCTTCCGGATACAATCCGGACAAGCCGATGGAAGATCGTATCACCGACATCGGCCCCCGGAAATTCGACGAATTCCTGCCCCCCGTCATCAAGAAGAACTTCGGCGAGTGGGACTATCACGAGATCCTCGAGCCCGGCATCCTGGTCCACGTGGCCAAGAGCGGCGACAAGGTCTACACCATCCGCTGCGGCGGCGCGCGCCTGATGACCACCTCGCACATCCGCGAGATGCTCGAGATCGCCGACAAGCACTGCGGCGGCCACCTGCGCTTCACCACCCGCAACAACGTTGAGTTCATGGTGGATGACGAAGCGAAGATGAAGGCCCTCAAAGAGGACCTCGCTTCCCGCAAGTTCGCTGGCGGCTCCAACAAGTTCCCCATCGGCGGAACCGGTGCCGGTATCACCAACATCGTGCACACCCAGGGTTGGGTTCACTGCCACACCCCGGCCACCGATGCTTCCGGCCCGGTGAAGGCCGTCATGGATGATTGCTACGAGCACTTCACCTCCATGGACCTTCCGGCTCCCCTGCGCATCTCCCTGGCCTGCTGCCTGAACATGTGCGGCGCCGTGCACGCTTCGGACATCGGCCTTGTGGGTATCCACCGCAAGCCCCCCATCATCGACCACTCCGTGCTCGACAACGTGTGCGAGATCCCGCTGGCCGTTTCCGCGTGTCCGCTGGGCGCCATCAAGCCCACCAAGACCGAGCTCCAGGGCGAGAAGGTGAACACCGTCGCCGTCAACGAGAACCGCTGCATGTACTGCGGTAACTGCTACACCATGTGCCCCGCGCTGCCCCTGGCCGACAAGGAAGGCGACGGTATCGCAATCATGGTTGGCGGCAAGATCTCCAACCGCATCTCCGAGCCCAAGTTCTCGAAGGTCGTGGTTGCCTACGTGCCCAACGAGCCGCCTCGTTGGCCCACCCTCACCAAGACGGTCAAGAACATCGTCGAGGTGTACTCCAAGAACGCTCGCAAGTACGAGCGCCTGGGTGACTGGGCAGAGCGCATCGGCTGGGAGAAGTTCTTCGAGCTGACGGGCATTCCCTTCACCCACCACTGCATCGACGACTTCCGGGATCCGGCGTACTACACCTGGAGACAGTCCACGCAGTTCAAGTTCACCAGCCACGTCAAGTAG
- a CDS encoding dissimilatory sulfite reductase D family protein, with product MDEDKQKVIEFLESKKGKTKFYFNDFAKALPDKKPREIKKVLTALVNDGKLEFWSSGSTTMYGLTGAGKQEEG from the coding sequence ATGGACGAAGATAAGCAAAAAGTTATCGAATTCCTTGAAAGCAAGAAAGGCAAGACCAAGTTCTACTTCAACGACTTCGCCAAGGCGCTGCCCGATAAGAAGCCTCGCGAGATCAAGAAGGTGCTCACCGCCCTCGTCAACGATGGCAAGCTTGAGTTCTGGTCTTCCGGTTCCACCACCATGTATGGTCTCACGGGCGCTGGCAAGCAGGAAGAAGGCTAA
- a CDS encoding cobyrinate a,c-diamide synthase: MNSPTSSGAVTLPRVIVSGLSGGAGKTLVSLGLCRAWARAGSIVQPFKKGPDYIDAAWLALAGRTAATNLDPFLFPSDTLVSLFLHAAAGREIAVIEGNRGLFDGKDEDGSASTAELARTLRCPVVLVLDITKMTRTAAAVVAGVKAFEKDLPLAGVILNRVAGERHQNLATRCIERDTDVPVLGALPKLPGNPIPERHMGLVGDRDMTASDAILNSLADIIEEHCDVPRIREAAEAAGPIDKPDKPFFLDAEPAGSKVRIGVAKDEAFWFYYPENLKALELAGAKLVEVDLLRPADWPDLHGLYIGGGFPELKAKELASNNIIRQRVRALAEMELPIYAECGGFMYLCDALVVDGLEFPMAGVFPVRTELCGKPQGLGYVEAKVVAKNPFHDEGAVIKGHEFHYSLCSAADGTVLNFALKMNRGHGILAGLDGLLYKNTWASYTHLHAVGEPHWAKRFVAAAIAYRRAVEGKPAGRSV, encoded by the coding sequence ATGAACTCGCCGACTTCGTCCGGGGCTGTGACTCTGCCGCGGGTTATCGTTTCCGGCCTCTCCGGAGGCGCGGGAAAAACGCTAGTCTCCCTCGGACTCTGCCGCGCCTGGGCGCGAGCCGGCTCAATAGTTCAGCCTTTTAAAAAGGGTCCGGACTACATCGACGCCGCATGGCTCGCCCTTGCAGGACGAACTGCCGCGACGAATCTGGACCCTTTTCTCTTTCCATCCGACACTCTCGTCTCCCTCTTTCTCCACGCTGCCGCCGGACGCGAAATCGCCGTCATCGAAGGCAATCGCGGCCTCTTCGACGGCAAGGATGAGGACGGCTCCGCCTCCACGGCCGAGCTGGCGCGCACCCTGCGCTGCCCCGTCGTTCTCGTACTCGACATCACCAAGATGACCCGCACGGCCGCTGCCGTGGTCGCCGGGGTCAAGGCGTTCGAGAAGGACCTGCCCCTGGCCGGCGTGATCCTCAATCGCGTGGCCGGCGAACGCCATCAGAACCTCGCCACACGCTGCATCGAGCGCGACACGGACGTGCCGGTGCTCGGCGCGCTGCCCAAGCTCCCGGGCAACCCCATCCCGGAGCGGCACATGGGCCTGGTGGGCGACCGGGACATGACCGCGTCTGACGCCATCCTCAATTCCCTCGCAGATATCATCGAAGAGCACTGCGATGTGCCGCGCATCCGTGAGGCGGCCGAGGCGGCAGGCCCCATCGACAAGCCGGACAAGCCCTTCTTCCTCGACGCCGAACCGGCCGGCAGCAAGGTGCGCATCGGCGTGGCCAAGGACGAGGCCTTCTGGTTCTACTACCCGGAGAACCTCAAAGCCCTGGAGCTTGCCGGCGCCAAGCTTGTGGAGGTCGATCTGCTCCGTCCGGCCGACTGGCCCGACCTGCACGGCCTCTACATCGGCGGCGGCTTCCCGGAGCTCAAGGCCAAGGAGCTGGCCTCCAACAACATCATCCGCCAGCGCGTGCGCGCCCTGGCCGAGATGGAGCTGCCCATCTACGCCGAGTGTGGCGGCTTCATGTACCTGTGCGACGCCCTGGTGGTGGATGGCCTGGAGTTCCCCATGGCCGGTGTATTCCCAGTGCGCACGGAGCTGTGCGGCAAGCCGCAGGGCCTGGGCTACGTGGAAGCGAAGGTGGTTGCCAAGAACCCGTTCCACGATGAAGGCGCCGTCATCAAGGGCCACGAGTTCCACTACTCCCTGTGCAGCGCGGCCGACGGTACGGTGCTCAACTTCGCGCTCAAGATGAACCGCGGCCACGGCATCCTCGCCGGCCTGGACGGCCTGCTCTACAAGAATACCTGGGCTTCCTACACGCACCTCCACGCCGTGGGCGAGCCGCACTGGGCAAAGCGCTTTGTGGCCGCGGCCATCGCCTACCGGCGCGCCGTGGAAGGCAAGCCTGCCGGCCGCAGCGTCTGA
- a CDS encoding metallophosphoesterase family protein: protein MLIAVLSDIHANLMAFQAVLADIDAYDVRAIYSLGDNVGYGPEPDKVIKLLQQRAIPSVLGNHELGLLSADQRSWFNSHARQALARTRELLSEESMRHISHMPLAMVKYGCRMVHGFPPESALTYLFVMEDTDLAASFRRMREHICFVGHTHELALVSWDGRTVEHSELEEHTQFAPTRRYIANIGSVGQPRDGDNRAKYVLYDTVRREMTLRKVAYDIKTTAESIVEKGLPRQYADRLW, encoded by the coding sequence ATGCTGATCGCCGTGCTTTCGGATATCCACGCGAATCTCATGGCCTTCCAGGCCGTCCTGGCGGACATCGACGCGTATGACGTGCGCGCCATCTACTCCCTGGGCGACAACGTGGGCTACGGCCCGGAGCCGGACAAGGTCATCAAGCTGCTGCAGCAGCGCGCCATTCCCTCCGTGCTGGGCAACCACGAGCTCGGCCTGCTCAGCGCAGACCAGCGCAGCTGGTTCAACAGCCACGCCAGGCAGGCCCTGGCGCGCACGCGCGAGCTCCTCTCGGAAGAGTCCATGCGCCACATCAGCCACATGCCGCTGGCCATGGTCAAGTACGGCTGCCGCATGGTGCACGGCTTCCCGCCGGAGTCGGCCCTCACCTACCTCTTTGTCATGGAGGATACGGACCTGGCCGCCAGCTTCCGCCGTATGCGCGAGCATATCTGCTTCGTGGGACACACCCACGAGCTCGCCCTGGTCAGCTGGGACGGCCGCACGGTGGAGCATTCCGAGCTTGAGGAGCACACGCAGTTCGCGCCCACCCGCCGCTACATCGCCAACATCGGCAGCGTGGGCCAGCCGCGCGACGGCGACAACCGCGCCAAGTACGTGCTCTACGACACGGTGCGCCGCGAGATGACCCTGCGCAAGGTGGCTTACGACATCAAGACCACGGCGGAGTCTATTGTGGAAAAAGGACTCCCCAGGCAATACGCGGACAGGCTCTGGTAG
- a CDS encoding protein kinase domain-containing protein, with product MLIGRYEVLGLLGKGGMGAVYKARLPELGKIVALKLLAPVEQLADLVGMDALESQFVAEARLMARLNHPNLSAVWDLDEDQRGRPYFVLEYACHNLGGVMGETYRVEEPSRRLRPEKAFRYTRQTLHALARMHYAGVIHRDIKPFNLLLSDEDTVKVIDFGLSKLRGEVDPNRHPGVKVGSPYYAAPEQEDDPDSAGPPADLYAVGVTLYRMLSGRLPHGDVGACGFGLPQGKEPDAGDEDGLSREAPLDSTVLSDALYSQCEAFFRKALAPNPADRYQTAEAMCADLDAFEARWREEVEAICAVPENWLDEADEPQPEQVAVRSEPIKTGPRFELEAFGLDHLGRPAAGRRPTFEPLGGTVRDPAARLVWQRSGSPYPMGWDEAKAYVDALNTQNFAGCNRWRLPTVAELSRLLDPAGEVRDYCMDPLFDHEQRYLWSADRRTFTQAWMVNAVMGYVDRADMTCRLWARAVCTEED from the coding sequence ATGCTGATCGGTCGCTACGAAGTTCTCGGCCTGCTGGGCAAGGGCGGCATGGGCGCGGTGTACAAGGCGCGGCTGCCCGAGCTGGGCAAGATCGTGGCCCTCAAGCTGCTGGCCCCGGTGGAGCAGCTCGCCGACCTCGTGGGCATGGACGCGCTGGAGAGCCAGTTCGTGGCCGAGGCGCGGCTCATGGCGCGGCTCAATCATCCCAACCTCAGCGCCGTGTGGGATCTGGATGAGGACCAGCGCGGCCGGCCGTACTTTGTGCTGGAGTACGCCTGCCACAACCTCGGCGGCGTCATGGGCGAGACCTACCGCGTGGAGGAGCCCAGCCGCCGGCTGCGTCCGGAAAAGGCGTTCCGCTACACGCGACAGACCCTGCACGCCCTGGCGCGCATGCACTACGCGGGTGTCATCCACCGCGACATCAAGCCCTTCAACCTGCTCCTCAGCGACGAGGACACGGTCAAGGTCATCGATTTCGGTCTGTCCAAGCTGCGCGGCGAGGTGGACCCCAACCGCCACCCGGGCGTCAAGGTCGGCTCGCCGTACTACGCGGCCCCAGAGCAGGAGGACGACCCGGACTCGGCAGGGCCGCCGGCAGACCTCTACGCTGTGGGCGTCACCCTGTACCGCATGCTCTCGGGCCGGCTGCCGCATGGCGATGTGGGCGCGTGCGGGTTTGGTCTGCCACAGGGCAAGGAGCCGGACGCCGGTGACGAGGACGGCCTCTCGCGCGAGGCGCCGCTGGACTCCACCGTGCTCAGCGACGCGCTCTACAGCCAGTGCGAGGCGTTCTTCCGGAAAGCCCTGGCCCCCAACCCGGCGGACAGGTACCAGACCGCCGAGGCCATGTGCGCCGACCTCGACGCCTTTGAGGCGCGCTGGCGCGAGGAGGTGGAGGCCATCTGTGCCGTGCCGGAAAACTGGCTGGATGAGGCGGACGAGCCGCAGCCCGAGCAGGTCGCCGTGCGGAGCGAGCCCATCAAGACAGGCCCGCGCTTCGAGCTGGAGGCGTTCGGTCTGGACCACCTGGGCCGGCCGGCAGCGGGGCGTCGGCCAACCTTTGAGCCGTTGGGCGGCACCGTGCGCGACCCGGCCGCCAGGCTCGTCTGGCAGCGGTCCGGTTCGCCGTATCCCATGGGCTGGGACGAGGCCAAGGCGTACGTGGATGCGCTCAACACACAGAATTTTGCGGGCTGCAATCGCTGGCGGCTGCCCACCGTGGCCGAGCTGTCCCGGCTGCTGGACCCGGCCGGCGAGGTGCGCGACTACTGCATGGACCCGCTCTTCGACCACGAGCAGCGCTATCTCTGGAGCGCGGACCGCCGCACCTTCACCCAGGCGTGGATGGTCAACGCGGTCATGGGCTACGTGGACCGCGCAGACATGACCTGCCGGCTCTGGGCGCGCGCCGTGTGCACGGAGGAGGACTGA
- a CDS encoding YkgJ family cysteine cluster protein, which translates to MDLVCDRCGECCRRSTPALHQEDLALIGGDGGFDLVHLVTFRRGELVHDQIRGELVPLEQEVVKLRSLPGGWACMFLLEPESGEVTAGCARYQARPLECRLLLCKDPEPLAAAYDTGRITRHDIVGAEGPIAELIAAHEARCGYKDLAQWARRLHADATDTAAQEAILAAVRFDAGARSMLLERLPAMDDADKAAVAACCLGRPLTETIPAMFGLELRKSADGAIHLAARGVIHHPAARP; encoded by the coding sequence ATGGATCTGGTCTGCGACCGCTGCGGCGAGTGCTGCCGGCGCTCCACCCCGGCCCTGCATCAGGAGGACCTGGCGCTTATCGGCGGTGACGGCGGGTTCGATCTCGTGCATCTGGTCACCTTCCGCCGCGGCGAGCTGGTGCACGATCAGATCCGCGGCGAGCTGGTGCCGCTGGAGCAGGAGGTGGTCAAGCTGCGCTCCCTGCCGGGCGGCTGGGCCTGCATGTTTTTGTTGGAGCCGGAATCCGGAGAGGTAACGGCCGGCTGCGCGCGCTACCAGGCCAGGCCCCTGGAGTGCCGGTTGCTGCTGTGCAAGGACCCAGAGCCCCTGGCCGCGGCCTACGACACGGGCCGGATCACCCGGCATGACATCGTGGGCGCAGAAGGGCCGATCGCCGAACTCATCGCGGCGCACGAGGCCCGGTGCGGCTACAAGGACCTCGCACAATGGGCGCGGCGGCTGCATGCGGATGCAACCGATACGGCTGCGCAGGAGGCCATTCTCGCGGCCGTGCGCTTCGACGCCGGAGCGCGGAGCATGCTCCTGGAGCGGCTGCCGGCAATGGACGATGCGGACAAGGCGGCCGTGGCAGCCTGCTGCCTGGGCCGGCCGCTGACAGAGACCATCCCAGCCATGTTCGGCCTGGAATTGCGAAAGAGCGCCGACGGCGCTATCCACTTGGCGGCGCGCGGCGTTATCCACCATCCGGCCGCGCGGCCGTAA